In a genomic window of Helianthus annuus cultivar XRQ/B chromosome 10, HanXRQr2.0-SUNRISE, whole genome shotgun sequence:
- the LOC110883962 gene encoding receptor-like protein EIX2, whose product MLSSWVGNDCCSWERVMCDGVTRNVVSLHLRPDGLYSLQSKELSHSLGEVRHLKYLDLSFNYFQESQIPEFIGSLKELTYLNLSYSAFSGIIPHHIGNLSNLKILDLSSDKYSKRLIAHDMNWISGLSSLEHIDLSNVNLNGVKNLDIVLYKIPSLLQLRLKNCNLTMTHIFHTPHKFTTLSNLQYIDLSNNKLMGPIPTFPMKLTELDLSHNKLTGPIPIFIGKLTKLDLSYNHLNGSIPESFGRSRLLQVLNVAHNKLTGPIPTFSGNLTKLDLSYNHLNGSIPESFGRLVSLRSFSVSSNSLSGTIPISIGQLSKLHSFDVSHNSLEGVVYEAHFSNLSMLKHLNAASNTKLTFNVSLEWLPPFQLISVDLTSCKITNGFPQWLRNQIKLISLVLSNATISGPLPTWLRKMPIIPFINLSHNSLSGPLTNLPIGGTYDGEELRGLFLQNNLFNESIPTELCNRTDLEYLNLSWNRLTGKIPNCLQNLQNLKVMMLSSNRLSGSIPSFIQMLPLVLLNLNDNNFSGEFPKGLLDFSELGILDLGNNALCGKIPEWIPGTELVIFRLHGNNFTGGIPRSLCKNLKLQILDVAHNNFIGNIPHCLGELFNKAHSLDDYGPESSEETLLQVLNGIPLEFTKTLQFFINMDLSSNKLVGEIPVELTALQELVGLNLSNNHLGGGIPDNIGNMTALSSLDLSGNKLNGSIPSSIAALTFLSHLNLSNNNLSGQIPTGNQLQTLIDPSIYAGNKDLCGAPLHLCGPPFPNNYSNHEKPAFTLKNKYEVAGEPNKVWFYVDIMFGFATGFWGVIVLLMLKKQWRHKLFMFAEGIMYKIHVAVVVRVNKMKRGREAL is encoded by the coding sequence ATGTTGTCATCATGGGTTGGCAATGACTGTTGCAGCTGGGAAAGAGTCATGTGTGATGGTGTCACTAGAAATGTTGTAAGTCTTCATCTTAGACCTGATGGTCTTTATTCATTACAAAGTAAAGAGTTAAGCCATTCTTTAGGAGAAGTGAGGCATCTGAAGTATTTGGACTTGAGTTTCAATTATTTTCAAGAAAGCCAGATCCCTGAGTTCATTGGATCCTTGAAAGAGCTGACTTACCTCAATCTCTCGTATTCTGCCTTTTCTGGTATTATTCCTCATCACATTGGAAATCTTTCCAACTTAAAGATCCTTGATCTTAGTTCAGACAAATATTCCAAAAGGTTGATCGCTCATGATATGAATTGGATTTCTGGTCTTTCGTCACTCGAGCATATTGACTTGAGTAATGTGAATCTTAATGGAGTAAAAAATCTTGATATTGTGCTTTACAAGATTCCTTCTTTATTACAGCTTCGTTTAAAAAACTGTAACCTCACAATGACACACATATTTCATACTCCCCATAAATTCACTACCCTTTCTAACCTCCAATACATAGATCTATCTAACAACAAGTTAATGGGTCCCATTCCGACATTCCCAATGAAACTCACTGAACTTGACCTGTCACATAACAAGTTAACGGGTCCTATTCCCATATTCATTGGGAAGCTTACGAAACTTGATCTTTCTTATAATCATTTGAACGGTTCAATTCCAGAATCCTTTGGAAGATCAAGATTATTACAAGTATTAAATGTCGCTCATAACAAGTTGACGGGTCCCATTCCTACATTCAGTGGAAACCTTACAAAACTTGATCTTTCTTATAATCATTTGAACGGTTCAATTCCAGAATCCTTTGGAAGACTTGTTTCATTACGTTCATTTTCAGTGTCTTCAAACTCCTTAAGTGGGACTATTCCGATTTCAATTGGGCAACTCTCTAAACTCCATTCTTTTGACGTCTCTCATAATTCTTTGGAAGGAGTAGTTTATGAAGCTCATTTTTCTAACCTTTCGATGTTGAAGCACTTGAATGCAGCTTCCAACACTAAGTTAACATTCAATGTTTCACTTGAGTGGCTGCCCCCATTCCAATTGATTAGTGTTGATCTGACTTCCTGCAAGATCACAAATGGATTTCCACAATGGCTTCGAAACCAGATCAAACTTATCAGTTTAGTGTTGTCTAATGCAACCATTTCAGGACCTCTTCCTACATGGTTGCGAAAGATGCCCATCATTCCTTTCATAAATCTATCTCACAACAGCCTTAGCGGGCCTTTGACTAACCTTCCTATTGGGGGAACTTATGATGGCGAAGAACTTAGGGGGTTGTTTTTGCAGAATAACCTTTTCAATGAGTCAATTCCAACGGAGTTGTGCAACAGGACAGATTTGGAATATCTTAATCTTTCTTGGAATAGGTTAACTGGGAAAATTCCAAACTGTCTTCAAAATCTGCAAAACTTGAAAGTCATGATGCTAAGCTCAAATAGGCTGAGTGGTAGCATTCCAAGTTTTATACAAATGTTACCATTGGTATTGTTAAACTTGAATGACAATAACTTTAGTGGTGAATTTCCTAAAGGACTGTTGGATTTCTCTGAGTTAGGCATCTTGGACTTGGGTAATAATGCGTTATGTGGAAAAATACCTGAATGGATTCCAGGTACAGAATTGGTGATTTTCAGGTTACACGGAAACAACTTCACAGGTGGAATTCCTAGATCTCTATGCAAAAATTTAAAGCTTCAAATTTTGGATGTTGCGCACAACAACTTCATAGGAAACATCCCTCATTGTCTAGGAGAATTGTTTAACAAGGCTCACTCTCTTGATGATTATGGACCTGAATCATCTGAAGAGACATTGCTTCAGGTATTGAATGGCATTCCTCTTGAATTTACGAAAACCTTGCAATTTTTCATTAACATGGACCTATCAAGCAATAAACTTGTTGGAGAAATACCTGTAGAGTTAACTGCACTTCAGGAATTGGTGGGTCTCAATTTGTCCAATAATCATCTTGGTGGAGGCATTCCAGACAACATTGGAAACATGACCGCATTAAGTTCTCTGGATCTCTCAGGAAACAAGCTGAACGGGTCGATACCATCAAGCATTGCAGCTTTGACTTTTTTGAGCCACTTGAATTTATCGAATAACAACTTGTCGGGGCAAATCCCAACAGGAAATCAACTGCAAACCCTCATTGATCCATCAATATATGCGGGGAACAAAGACCTATGTGGAGCTCCATTGCACCTATGTGGACCTCCATTTCCTAATAACTATTCCAATCATGAAAAGCCAGCCTTTACACTCAAGAACAAATATGAAGTAGCTGGTGAGCCCAACAAGGTATGGTTTTATGTGGACATAATGTTTGGTTTTGCAACAGGGTTTTGGGGTGTTATTGTGCTTTTGATGTTGAAGAAGCAGTGGAGACATAAGCTTTTCATGTTTGCTGAGGGGATCATGTACAAGATACACGTTGCCGTCGTGGTTAGAGTTAACAAGATGAAGAGAGGAAGAGAAGCTTTATAG